TAAAGTTACTTACCCTTGTCCcgtggatcctgcgatgtctccccgctgtgtgtgcgagctggGTGCTTCTACACTCGATTCAcgagtgccgagctccgttccctgctagCATTGCGACGCACGGGGATGGAGCACggagccaaattcaaaaaattgaaaacacagtatagatacagtacactgtaatcttacagattacagtactgtatcaattATTTTCACTTCcgctttgtccctagtggtttttccagtgccctgcatgcacttttatattataaatattgttttttttctgcctggaaactagattgtccatagcaaccaaaaagtgtccctttacgtcaaaagtggtttagaaaacagagataataaattagaatcacttgcagaattgagtgatagcgatttgtggggaaattcgtcatcaaacaataaaagtaatgacagggacaattctgcaactgagcaaatttcagtgattttgatttgattacattattgaataatttttattattattatattattatttgttataattatttgtagttatttattatattattaatgattttgtgtttcaaactttatcatacccgggatgtctactagactcttgtttgcacagatttaagtgagttattcctaagaattacaggcctacaatgtaaaacgccaaatttccatgcaaaacaatgtagcGCTTTGAGCACCAAAAATCTgtcataatcataccgccagagaGGTTAAATTCTAAAAGACAGACTGACCCTTTCATTAGAAGAGAGACCCCCGGATCTAACATATTCAACAAAAaggcagcattgtcacccttctGCCCCTCCCATGATAGGTGTACTATAATGGTCTGAAGGTTTACTGTTGGCAAATAGTTGGACTACAGGTAGGCTTGCTGGTAAAGCCAACTAAATCTTATACTGTATTTGAGCATGAAGTGAGACTTGGTGACACTGGTCTGCCTGAAAGTGATATTTCAGATATCAATGAACACTGAGTCACAGGTGGGCTGAGTCATACATTAACCTCttgtgcctcgtacacatgatcagaatttccgatgaaaaaagtcagatggaattttttcatcggatattccgaccgtgtgtatgtcccatcagactttttccatcagatggaaaaaaaaattatcggaaattctgtttgtctgtatggaactctgacggagaaaaaatacgcatgctcggaaacaagtcgacgcatgctcggaagcattgaacttaatttttctaggctcatcgtagtgttgtacgtcaccgcattttggacagtcggaatttggtgtgtccgtgtgtatgcaaaccagcttgagcggaattccatctgaaaaacccatcagagtttatACAGAcgaaaaaaaatgatcatgtgtacggggcattatacatCTTAGAGACTTCAACTCTGAGATCTCACTGCCATTGGTCCTGGATCTGTATTTGCCCTGGGATGTTCCTATTTCTCCTTTTGTATTTTCCATAACATGAAAATATTAAAGCTCAAATGGAAAGAGGAGCTATATAACTAACCAGTGTGTTTATGCGCCCCCTCCCTTAActatgaagccctgtacacacgggcaagaatctcgtcaggaagaaaacaacgtttttcccgacgagattcttggcaagaatctcttgccgcccgagtgtacagactctcctttcaaaagaaccgcggttctcttgaaaggcaagaacggggtgacgtcatcgcgtatgacgagcatgcgttgagtttaggagctttggcaaaaaaacaccaaatgctcctaaactcaagtttaggagctgccGGGAGCTGCTAGTGCACATGAAGGAGGGAAGTAGTCAGCTCTAATTTCCATTAATTCATTAATATGTAAGGTCTGGGAACAGGTGAACTTTAAGTAAAATAATTCTCAATTCCAAAAAACTGTGTACATTGACTTAATCCTGATGACTTACTGTCTAATGATTAGTGCTAACAGTTGTCAAATAATGTTTGATGTCTGAGTCTGAAAACTCAACTGTTTGTAGATGGATGCCAAGCAGCACCTGACCCCATGATTCCTGGACTACATCATGTTGTTGTTATGCATCTTTCCACACTACACAGTGCTTGTATGCAGCATAgaagtacatatatttatattgtagCTGAGAAAGAATGCGACTCTGGGCATATTGCCGATAGTATAATCACAAGCAGCTTTGTGTAGTCTTCATGTGACTACTTTGTCCCAGTATCACTCCCACGTCTCACACACATCTGAATTCCTATAAATACTAAACAGGTGGGCATGTTTAGTGAACAATTCTGAGGATGGAGGAGAGTGTACGGAGCAGGGTCATGCACAAGCTGCAGGTCATAACTGAGATGGGCTACCAGCAGCATCCGGGCCCAGAGAACATTTTCCTTGCTGCACTGGAGACAGGAAACCTCAACCTTGTCCAGCTGCTGGGAGACAGACATGCAAATTGTGTTCTGAGcatcagaggagaggagatgggGTACCAATCTCAGACACCTGCAAGGTTTGGCCTCACAGGTATGGTGTCGTTTGTCTAAGGGTTAGTCTCATCCCAagcagtttttggatttatatgGCTAACtgcggttaaccacttaacccccggaccatattgctgcccaaagaccagagcactttttgcgattcgggactgcgttgctttaactgacaattgcgcggtcgtgcgacgtggctcccaaacaaaattggcgtccttttttccccacaaatagagctttcttttggtggtatttgatcacctctgcggtttttattttttgcgctataaacaaaaatagagcaacaattttgaaagaaaaggaatattctttactttttgctataataaatatcccctaaaaatatataaaaaaatttttttttcctcagtttaggacaatacgtattcttctacatatttttcgtaaaaaaaatcgcaataagcgtttattgattggtttgcgcaaaagttatagcgtttacaaaatagggggtatttttatgtcatttttcttaatatattttttttactagtaatggcagcgatcagcgatttttttcggtactgcgacattatggcggacacttcggacacttttgacacatttttgggaccattggcatttttatagcgatcagtgctataaaaatgcattggattgctataaaaatgccactggcagtgaaggggttaacactagggggcgtggaaggggttaagtatgttccctgggtgtgttcttactgtggggggggtggcctcactaggggaaacactgatcttctgttcatacatgaccgtgtttacacacacagctctcgttccccgctctgtaacgagcaatcgcgggtgcccggcggcgatcgcgcccgccgggcacccgcactgGAGTCACGCGCCACTAGTGGCTActaaaagagccgacgtagagctacgggctctcgcccaggagagccgacctgccgccgtagaatgatggcggctggtcggcaactagttaaagtaGCACTAAACTCTCCTATCCCTTTCAGCTAAGGAAGCTGTaatcttaaagtgacactataggtttttttttttaaataacaaacatgtcagctcgttttgcacagtgtggcctcgAAcgccgttttctggggtcccccaacagctctctcggctcctctccgcatcagataaccccctctgggaagcgctctcccaagggggttaccttgcagacaCGCTCCCCAAGGGTAAagctgatggactggccaagtatgtctccagacctaaaccctattaagcatctgtgaggcatcctcagacggaaggaggaggagcgcaaggtctctaacatccaccagctctgtgatgttatcATGGAGGAatgtaaaggctcgtacacacgatagaaaacggtctgatggaccgtattcatcggtccaaaccgatcgtgtgtgggtgccataggttatttaacctttgtttaaaaaaagcaaactttaaaatgtaactgatggattgctaaccgataggtcaaaaccgatcgttagtatgcaaaagcatcggttaaaaacctgcgcatgctcagaatcaagtcgatgcatgcttggaagcattgaacttcgtttttttcagcacgtcgttgtgttttacgtcaccgcgttctgacacgatcgttttttttaactgatagtgtgtacgcacgacggaccatcagtcagcttcatcggttaacctaggacaacggtccttcaaaccattttcatcagatggactgatcgtgtacgaggcttaagaggactccagtggcaacctgtgaagctctggttaaggctgtgctggaaaataatggtggccacacaaaatattgacactttgggcccattttggtcatttttacttaggggtgtactcgcttttgttgccagcggtttagacattaatggctgtgtgttgaggtattttgaggggacagcaaatttacactgttatacaagctgctcactcactactttacattgtagcaaaaatgtaatttcttcagtgttgtcgcctgaaaagatataataaagtatttacaaaaatgtgaggggtgtactcacttttgtgagatactgtgtaaatatgtgtatatataaatatcgtcatacaataatttataattactttgatgtgagcaataaaaaaaagaggcaagTTTAACAATAGGAATACATAAACAAATCTTGACAGCTTCAGTGCATGTATTGTTTACAGACTAAATAGGCAGCTGCTTATTGATTTAAAATTCCTCAATGTCCTCATAATATACAGGAAAAACTCACAACCTAATGCAGTGCTTCCCCCAATAGATTAAtatgatagataggtagatagataggtagatagatagatagatagatagatagatagatagatagatagatagatagatagatagatagatagatagatagatagatagatagatagtgtcaCAGAGTAATAAGAGTTTGGTGGTACCCAGTCTTGTCTTCCATTCAGGTTGAGGGTTTCCAGGATGTGTGTTCCAATAGGAGAAAACTGACCTTTCAGTTTTCTCCACGTTAGTAAATCCTGGTATGGGTCCAGGAGCCTCGAGGCTTTGTAGCATGTTGGGTGGAATGAAGCCTTCAACCCTGGGTCCATATTTTAATGGTCACCAGAACCTTCTGATTGTACAGGTGTGGGAGCTTATGGTATGGGAGCTCAATATGGTTCAGGGATTCACCATCCCGGGGTTCTACCTGCTTCTTATGGTTCAGGGATTCACTGTCCCAGGGTTCTACCTTCTGCTTATTGTGCTGCCAGGAAGCAGAAGGTGCACCACCACACCATGGATGTATGTCTGTCTGCACTGAACAGGCCAATCCCTGGAGATAGTAGCTGCAGGAGCAGTGTGTGAACATCATCGTGTTCTGGACTGACAGACTGCATTATATTAGGCTGAGAGCTAGCATAGCCCCAGGAGGGCTGATATGGCCATATTCACTTTGTATACATGGCACCCCAACAGAAGAATTCCTGTTAGTAGAGGTGACATCACTACCAATATCTCTACAGCTATGTTACACCTCATCCTAGGCATTTAGTAGGAAGGATAACAGAAAACCCCGAAGATACCAATATTACAGAAATGAAAAATGGCTTCACTATGTtatatgaatgtaaaaaaaaaatcaatacatttcCTCATGCTTGACAATGTCACAATGTGTGGCTCCGCCCTACGTGTTTCCAGATGACGTCAGTTGTGACAACACACATAGGGTAGAGCCTGACGTCATGACATCATTATGCACAAGGAAGTTTTGCATGGACTGTTTATGATTATTTCAAGGAGTGCGTTCATTCATTTATTGCCATCCACATTGTTTTTTGGTTTAAACATATTTGAaccatatttttttacactgatgctTTAGGTTTACTGTGGAATAATGCATTCTACACACTTATATGATCCAGAAGGAACATTTGAAGTAATTTTGTTCTCCCTTGTCATCCTATTGAAAATAATATTAAAGATCCAATGATAATAtgtatgtttgtgtgtatgtataaaaatCTAGATTATTTAAAGATAGAAAGGAATCAGACTCTAGCAACCTATCAGCAGCAATTATATTTAATTTCCCTGTCTACTTTAAACTGTTAAAATAATAAATCAGATTGGTTCTTATGGTTTACTTGTATTTGTACTTATTAATGCTTATTCTTCAGCTGGCATATACACCAGTATGTGTATGTTAAAATACAGATATATAGCATACATTGTGTGTAAGCTAATTAAGGATGCTAACAGTAATAATTTGAAATTTGTTTGCATTTCAGTGACTTAAATAGAGTTTCCTAATATAGTAATTACCCATATCCTATTACCTTTAATCTCATAGCAGGCAGGACATACCAAAAATGTTCAGTACATTAACATTAGCATCCCATATAATATGTATATGCCTATATTTTTCCAATTTTCTTATATCATTCCATGTTCTTTAATTGTTTAATTTTGTCATAGGTTTGTGGACCCTGGAGTATACCCAAGAACTAACATCTCCCTTGTGTATCACTTGCTCCCGTGGTTATGCTGAGTGCGTACGATACCTTTTGCACAGGCGAGCAGATCCCAATGCTGCCCCTGGAGGGCGCTCTCCTCTTCATGAAGCTTGTGCTGCAGGACATGATGACTGTGTTCAACTACTACTGGAGTATGGTGCCAACCCCAACAAACGCAGTGATGCTGGGCAGACTCCTCTACATCTATGTCAGATAAACACCTCTTTAAGGTAGGATGAGGTGGAGATTGCATTGCTTTGATTTGCCTTGTCAATCCACTATATGGATATGTATCGCTTACCCCTGAAGAAGATACTGTTTCCCAGGTTCCCTGTTCCTGTTCCCACAACTTTGCAAATAGCACAACTCCCTCTGACACACCTGACTGAGTGTGAAGTATGTATTGCAAGTACCCCCGTGATAAAAGAACTATGAACAAAAGTAATAACACTGCAAACAGTTAAACAATCGcaaaaaatatactgtaaattGGTGAACAGTAGCAAGAAATATTTGGCAAAAACAAACTGGCATAGAACGCAACCCCGACTACACCCTATATTGggcaacgctgtatcttggcataggccaacaaggcccaggcctagggcagcactttgcaggggggcagcatgaaaagagtccccataaatttagcagaaatttgtgcttaaagtagaactataggcaacatgaatattttttgatctaaaccattccattgtagctctggctgtatgtttggggtcgttgtcctgctggaaggtgaacctccgccccagtctcaagtcttttgcagactcttactGGTTTTCTTCTAAGGTTGCCCTGtagttggctccatccatcttcccatcaactctgaccagctttcctgtccctactgaaaaaaagcatccccacaacatgattctgccaccaccatgtttcacggatggtatgttcagggtgatgtgcagggtTAGTttcccaccacacatagcgttttgcttttaggccaaaagttcaattttggtctcatctgaccagagtaccttcttccacatgtttgctgtgtcctccacatggctctcgcaaactgcaaatgggacttcttatggctttttttcaacaatggctttcttcttgccactcttccataaaggccagatttgtgaagtgcacgttaatagttgtcctgtgtacagattctcctacctgagctgtggatctctgcagctcctccagagttaccatgggcctcttggctgcttctctaatcaatgctctccttgcccaggcctgtcagtttaggtggacggccatgtcttcctAGGTTTGCAggtgtgtcatactctttccattttcgcatGATGATTTGaaaagtgctctgtgagatgttcaaagcttgggatattttttttataacctaaccctgctttaaatgtcTATCTTTaactgtatccctgacctgtctggtgtgttccttggccttcataatgccgGTGCTAAGGCTCTCTAACAAATCTTcacagggcttcacagaacagttgtttTTATACTGATGttgcactacccccggaggagctgttgGTTGTTTTGTGTGGCACATGTACCTCGTGGTTCttctgaattcctaggggtgaatggtgcatatagcaatagtgaaggaatgtccgcaacaagtgtctttgctgtgctctttattacccagccgggtaaaaacaatgaactggtgatgaaagggatagagtttgcaggaagatggagaacagcagattcaggtgtagtatttggaacagtcctgttcccatatgtaacactttccgtaccactccagcctgagtgggtttagtgtacccggacaggcccctctcactgacctggcagccggagtatcactcgaacatttgcaggataaagtctctgccacagaccctcctgaatggacttcagggagaggcctctgccacaggccctcttggGTTGCAGTTACGGAGGTAACTGCCTggattacgcctggatctccttcttattgTCGcctaggtaccgactgacaggtgatcaatctagctaccttgatccccggtggtttgtcaaaacccttttggatccccagcctctcattggcgctcttcagacggactccccaccgaacagcaataccacttgggatcctcaaaggtgggaacccagtcgcttacTGGGTCCCCATCGCTGCTCAGATGTAATGGGCCAACATGACCCTGGAACCagaaacactgcgtggcacgcccgccccagccaggtaggccataacgccgggcgccgtgatgtggccaccctaaaggtgggtgccacactggacgaagaagacccagaaccaatggcgtctgcatgcaggctctcctctctcttcccctccgatCGCTGGGAGAACAGCTTCCATACAACACAGGCTGCCggtggtgctccccccccccctttccccactcccaggcagaccatactcgccagccctcaaaatccactcgcaaaatgcgagcaggcgagtggaatttttgagggctgcccattgcatgtgtgagcaatatatcacttaagtgacaactttctgtaaaaaaaataaaaaaaattaaatacattttattttgaaaaaacttGTGACAAAAAGATAAAATCGTCCatagactcaacatgcctcttggCAAATATCTTGGAGTGTCTACTTTCCTAAaatgggtaatttgggggggggggttgtgctatcttggcatttcagggcctctgaaactgtgataggtagtgaggaagtgAAATGAGGAAATTACGCCCTTTGAAAGCCTGAATGTGGTCATTGGTTTTCGGGCCCCatacgcagctaggctcccaaaaagtctgaCCCAAGACCCaattggctgagaggagaagcaAACATATTGGCTGGGagcagagggaggagcagaggaggagacTCAGGTGGAGGCTGCCCGTggtctggatggggtaagtgctgggctGATGGACGGATGAGGTGGTGGGGGGGTTTGACGAATCGACCGACTGACCGATCGACCGACGGGGGCTCGGGGGTTTGACCAACTGCCTGATCGGCCGACCAAACGAATGAGGCGGCCCCCCAGAAAATAgagtaccagccgccactgagcagcagaatgtattttggggtgtaattccacatataccaATGGCCtttgtgagaaatatataatttaaatctaaatttaaatataataaaatcttCCATGGGCTCAACATGGCTCTCAGCAAATTCCTtgaggtgtctactttccaaaaaggggtaatttagaGGGTTTTTGTACTGCCCTGGCAATTTAGCACCTGAAGAAATGTGATAGGCAGTCAGAAAGTAAAACCTGCGTAAATTCCAGTATATTTATCATAGTTTatatacgctataactttcacacaacccaaataatatacacttactGGGAATGGTTTTACCAaatacatgtagcagaatacatgttaGCCTATATTTATGATGAAATTTGAGTTTATTGGACATTTTCtaaagaaagtagaaaatatttgtctttttttgtttatattgcaaaaaaacagtagtgatcaaataccaccaaaagaaagctctatttgtgtggggaaaaaaagacatactTTTTTTTGGGGTATAGTATTGCATGatcgcacaattaccagttaagcctcgtacacgcgaccgagtttctctgcaaaaaccagcaagaaacttgctgggagatatttttttgccgaggaaaccggtcgtgtgtacattttcgtcgaggaaactgtcgagaaactcgacgagccaaaaagagagcatgttctctatttccttgattggaatggagaaacttggcttgtcgagtttctcgacagcttcacaaggaactcgatgagcaaaattatgtgtttcgcccgtcgagtttctcggtcatgtgtacgaggcctgaaagtagCTCAGTGCAGAATAGTAAAAAATGTCCTGGTTAGGAAGGAGGTAAAAATTTTCAGAGGTCATGTGGCTATTTATCCCTTTTGCTACCATCAACGAAAGGCTCATGTTGATGGCAGCATGCTCCCAACCGCTATAGTCGTATGTGTACTACCTGCTTTTTGCTGGAAGCaaccaatcagtatcacactatgaCTATCGTGATGTGTGAGTGCTAAAAAAATAGGTttattaaaagttaaaaaaactaaagttacaaaaatgaGCGTGCCCATGTACAAAAAACAGCAATTGTCGTAGATATTGCCTTGTATGCCAGAGTGAAAGTAATAAATCTAGGGCCATCATTCACAGTTAAATGATGACCTataaaaggcttttaaagtgtcactTATGGACAATTTTGGTTACTGTAGTTTGTTGCTGCTTTATGGGCGTTCATAATTTTACAGCTCTTAAAgggataatatatacagtattactgTCTAGATTTGGAGACAAATGTTgtaattttctatatttttagGTGTGCAGAATTACTCTTGCAATATGGAGCCCTTGTGAATGAGATCACAGACACAACACAAGATTCCGCACTGCACATTGCAGCAAGACTTGGGCTTTTGGATCATGTTGATCTGTATATACGTCGTGGAGCACTTATCAATTCCAGAAATGGCGAGGGTGAGACTCCCTTGATTGCAGCATGCACGGACAATGGTGGTGAAGAGGAAAGCCGTCTTGAGATATGCCGACTTCTATTAAAGAAAGGTGCAGACCCAGAGGCTCAGGACCAGCAAGAACGGAGACCCTTACATCATGCATGCCGAAAAGCTGAAAACCGCCTGGTAGAGTTACTGCTAGCTGCCAGGGTGGATGTGAATGCTGCTGATTATAACGGAGTCCAACCACTTAGTTGTGTCCTGCAAAATGCAGAAATCTACAGGCAGAAGAAGACTCATCTTTCTGTATGTGCCCTGCTCAATCACGGTGCCAGATGTGTCTATCCAGAAGCTTTTGGGAAGGtaatcaataaaatatttaattgtTTAGGCAATTGGTCCTAATTATAAAGGGGTTAAATTACTAAAGACaattagactgtgcactttgcaagtgcaattgcataccttccaactttttgagatgggaatgagggacacctatcagcaaaagtatgcaggcataggacaccccccttgccacgcccccttaaaggagaattgtacaaaaaaacaagattgggtaaacccacaagttcttttttttaccactactattcctttatattggcttttggaatttacaaatgcagcaatttagaaatcagatgaaaggtttagcactggaaaacactttttgatagataaaaagtgcattttaaatacatctatatagatcggatcaaatgagggacaaatgaggaggaatgaggaacagagggacattgctccaaatcagggacagtccctcgaaatcagggacagttgggagctatgcaagtacaccagagcttagtaaatgatatTGGCAGGCCATTTTTATGTCAGCCATATCAATGACATAATATAAATTTGTGTTGGTCAGGTGCTGCAATGCTGTTCTGGACTCCCCGATGTCATTTCTCTGCTCTACAATTCATACTTAAGCCTACGAATCTACAGCAAATGGAGAAAGGACATTCCAGATGATGTCCTCCAGGTGAGGCTCTCTAATGTATAAATCATACCACTACTTGTATTCCCCTGGCCAATGTGGCTCACATACATTTTAGTCCTGGTTCACATTTCAGCCCTTTTTCgtatgcgatttggcatgtcaaatcacatgacaaatcgTCGGCTATTGGCGGCAATTGCAGCGGCCGAATCAGTGCAATGCCTCATTTTACGAATCAGTGAAATGCCGCATActctctgtactacttttggcgactttggggtGCGATTTCAGTTGATATCTGtacagaaacccgcacagatgtctctgaaatcacccctGAAGTTGGGACTGACATGCAggtatgaaattgtgcgagttcacattcccgctgtcagtgtgaacctgggctaaatgagATTTTCATATGTTTTCTACTTACCCACTGTCTCAGTCCACTATTTGTTGGGGTGCAGAGGAACCTCCTGTAGAACGTGTGAGCATCTACAGTATGTAAATAGGGTATCCATGTTAACTCATTACATACT
The Rana temporaria chromosome 6, aRanTem1.1, whole genome shotgun sequence DNA segment above includes these coding regions:
- the ASB18 gene encoding ankyrin repeat and SOCS box protein 18 isoform X1, translating into MEESVRSRVMHKLQVITEMGYQQHPGPENIFLAALETGNLNLVQLLGDRHANCVLSIRGEEMGYQSQTPARFGLTGLWTLEYTQELTSPLCITCSRGYAECVRYLLHRRADPNAAPGGRSPLHEACAAGHDDCVQLLLEYGANPNKRSDAGQTPLHLCQINTSLRCAELLLQYGALVNEITDTTQDSALHIAARLGLLDHVDLYIRRGALINSRNGEGETPLIAACTDNGGEEESRLEICRLLLKKGADPEAQDQQERRPLHHACRKAENRLVELLLAARVDVNAADYNGVQPLSCVLQNAEIYRQKKTHLSVCALLNHGARCVYPEAFGKVLQCCSGLPDVISLLYNSYLSLRIYSKWRKDIPDDVLQTHRAFYTAFFNLSGSVRSLQHLCRFTLRKHFGSQCYLFIPLLPVPPVIKDYLLLITEQSGCLL
- the ASB18 gene encoding ankyrin repeat and SOCS box protein 18 isoform X2; translation: MWGSYAWDDEYALRCFCEGDIQGIILLFKECLEIVNHTLVIGEEEMRWNCRNHGLWTLEYTQELTSPLCITCSRGYAECVRYLLHRRADPNAAPGGRSPLHEACAAGHDDCVQLLLEYGANPNKRSDAGQTPLHLCQINTSLRCAELLLQYGALVNEITDTTQDSALHIAARLGLLDHVDLYIRRGALINSRNGEGETPLIAACTDNGGEEESRLEICRLLLKKGADPEAQDQQERRPLHHACRKAENRLVELLLAARVDVNAADYNGVQPLSCVLQNAEIYRQKKTHLSVCALLNHGARCVYPEAFGKVLQCCSGLPDVISLLYNSYLSLRIYSKWRKDIPDDVLQTHRAFYTAFFNLSGSVRSLQHLCRFTLRKHFGSQCYLFIPLLPVPPVIKDYLLLITEQSGCLL